In one Hoplias malabaricus isolate fHopMal1 chromosome X1, fHopMal1.hap1, whole genome shotgun sequence genomic region, the following are encoded:
- the LOC136675802 gene encoding inactive serine protease 35-like: MASLPLSLLLFLSILTLLTATKPEDEYTWPQSRLPLLRYKRTIQLDSSSFTAKSQAERHGVCGIECQRGLPQPSLQDLEQMLSYETMYSNGTRTLTTISLQLNAVLNSSPSNVSSTSRRKREVYGPDTRFTISDKQYSLKYPFSTSVKISTGCSGVLVSPKHVLTAAHCIHDGADYLQGAQKLSVGVLRKGRKGKGRGKGGGKRRRGKDKVQEQEDDDGKQEKGKKGEKKSTKGRKSRSKRSVKTNGTSFRWTRVKQTQVPKGWFKSVSDNTTADFDYAILELKRAQKSRYMELGIVPSVRKLPAGRVHFSGFDDDRPGDLVYRFCSVSEESKDLLYQHCDAQPGSSGAGVYVRLKEPGQTRSWIRKVIGVFSGHQWVNINGQQQDYNVAVRITPLKFAQICHWVYGDSARCQNV, encoded by the exons atggcgTCCCTTCCCCTGAgtctcctgctctttctctccatcctgACCTTGCTAACGGCTACAAAACCTGAGGATGAGTACACCTGGCCTCAGAGCAGGCTTCCTCTCCTCCGCTATAAAAGGACCATCCAACTGGACAGCTCCAGCTTCACAGCCAAAAGCCAAGCAGAGCGCCACGGAGTGTGTGGGATCGAGTGCCAGAGGGGTCTTCCACAGCCCAGCCTCCAGGATCTGGAACAGATGCTTTCTTATGAAACCATGTATTCTAATGGCACAAGAACTCTGACCACCATTAGTCTTCAGCTGAACGCTGTGCTAAACAGCTCACCTTCAAACGTTTCGTCCACTTCTCGACGTAAGAGAGAAGTTTACGGACCAGACACGCGCTTCACCATCTCCGACAAGCAGTACTCCCTCAAGTACCCCTTCTCCACCTCTGTTAAAATCTCCACCGGCTGCTCAGGCGTGCTGGTGTCCCCCAAACACGTTCTCACTGCGGCTCACTGCATCCACGACGGGGCCGACTACCTGCAGGGCGCGCAAAAACTCAGCGTGGGAGTTCTCCGCAAGGGCCGCAAGGGCAAAGGTCGCGGCAAAGGGGGAGGGAAGAGGAGACGAGGGAAGGACAAGGTGCAGGAGCAAGAAGACGACGACGGAAAACAAGAGAAGggaaagaaaggagaaaagaaaagcaCCAAAGGGAGGAAGAGTCGCAGCAAACGCAGTGTGAAGACTAATGGAACCTCCTTCCGCTGGACACGGGTCAAGCAGACACAG GTTCCTAAGGGCTGGTTTAAAAGCGTGTCTGATAACACTACGGCGGATTTTGACTATGCCATTCTGGAGCTGAAGAGAGCGCAGAAGAGCCGGTACATGGAGCTGGGCATTGTCCCGTCAGTCAGAAAACTGCCTGCCGGACGAGTCCATTTCTCTGGCTTCGATGATGACCGGCCGGGTGACTTGGTGTACCGCTTCTGCTCAGTGTCGGAGGAGTCCAAAGATCTGCTGTACCAGCACTGCGATGCCCAGCCGGGCTCCAGTGGCGCTGGCGTCTATGTGAGGCTCAAGGAACCGGGCCAAACCCGCAGCTGGATACGCAAGGTCATCGGTGTCTTCTCCGGACACCAGTGGGTCAACATCAATGGCCAGCAACAGGATTACAACGTGGCCGTGAGGATCACACCCCTAAAGTTCGCTCAGATCTGTCACTGGGTTTACGGAGACTCTGCCCGCTGCCAGAACGTCTGA